Proteins from a genomic interval of Pseudosulfitobacter sp. DSM 107133:
- a CDS encoding type II toxin-antitoxin system RelE/ParE family toxin produces MKQVPVYLSAQAEEDLEGIADFIFERSGEPLIALGFVQRIRARCHKIGLAPAGGAPRPDFGENIRLVPFEKSAVILYRYEENEVEIVAVFYGGQDYAAAMTK; encoded by the coding sequence ATGAAGCAAGTCCCTGTGTATCTGTCAGCGCAGGCAGAAGAAGACCTAGAGGGCATTGCAGATTTCATCTTTGAACGGAGCGGAGAGCCACTCATTGCGCTTGGGTTTGTCCAGCGCATACGCGCACGCTGTCATAAGATTGGCCTTGCACCCGCAGGTGGAGCGCCCCGCCCCGACTTTGGTGAAAATATCCGCCTTGTGCCGTTCGAGAAATCCGCCGTCATTTTGTACAGGTATGAGGAAAACGAGGTGGAGATTGTGGCGGTGTTCTACGGTGGTCAGGACTATGCGGCGGCTATGACTAAATAG
- a CDS encoding type II toxin-antitoxin system ParD family antitoxin, whose protein sequence is MANTKKSFVVGDRFDAFIAQQVEEGRFNNSSEVVRAGLRMLEDHEHRLASMRAHVQASLNDPRPRVPMDEGFDRLEAKYTALAQGTAVAE, encoded by the coding sequence ATGGCGAATACGAAAAAGAGCTTTGTTGTTGGTGACCGCTTTGATGCGTTCATCGCGCAGCAGGTAGAAGAAGGCCGCTTCAACAACTCAAGTGAGGTTGTGCGGGCTGGCCTGAGAATGCTTGAAGACCATGAACACCGCCTCGCCTCGATGCGGGCGCATGTCCAAGCATCTCTGAACGACCCACGGCCACGGGTGCCAATGGATGAAGGATTTGATCGTCTCGAAGCCAAATACACGGCGCTTGCGCAAGGCACTGCTGTCGCCGAATGA